Proteins encoded by one window of Salicibibacter halophilus:
- the kynU gene encoding kynureninase: MADTSYKKAREHDQDDALIEFREEFYVNDEKIYFDGNSLGILSKRAEKTTLDALESWKQYGIDGWTEGANPWFYFSENLGVKTAPLIGALPNEVIVTGSTTVNLHQLVSTFYQPKGSKTKILADALAFPTDIYVLQSQLKLKGYDPEEHLVFVKSRDGKTFHEDDIIEKMTDNIALIVLPSVLYRSGQILPMKRLTEAAHERNIAIGFDLCHSIGVFPHHLHDWGVDFAVWCNYKYLNAGPGAVGGLYVHENQFEREPGLSGWFGSRKDKQFDMEHAMTPADDAGAYQLGTPHILSSAPLTGALELFEEAGLERLRNKSLALTGYMMELVESKLKGMGFSIANPREDDRRGGHVYLEHREAARICKALKAEGVIPDFRAPKGIRLAPVPLYNTFTEVWHVIDRLQKIMEKETYKKYENKRGVVA; this comes from the coding sequence ATGGCAGATACGTCTTATAAAAAAGCGCGTGAGCATGATCAGGATGATGCGTTGATCGAATTTCGCGAAGAATTTTACGTAAATGATGAAAAAATTTATTTTGATGGAAATTCGCTGGGAATATTATCCAAACGAGCGGAGAAAACCACGCTGGATGCATTGGAAAGTTGGAAGCAATACGGGATTGACGGTTGGACAGAGGGCGCAAATCCTTGGTTTTATTTTTCGGAAAACCTGGGAGTAAAAACAGCTCCACTCATTGGTGCCTTGCCGAATGAAGTGATCGTCACCGGATCCACGACGGTGAATCTTCATCAACTCGTGTCCACGTTTTACCAACCGAAAGGATCCAAAACGAAAATTTTAGCAGACGCATTAGCGTTTCCCACGGACATTTATGTATTGCAGAGCCAATTAAAGCTTAAAGGCTATGATCCGGAGGAGCACCTTGTCTTCGTTAAAAGCCGAGACGGAAAAACGTTTCACGAGGATGACATTATTGAAAAAATGACCGATAACATTGCGCTAATTGTTTTGCCGTCTGTTTTATATCGAAGTGGGCAGATTCTTCCGATGAAGCGCCTGACCGAAGCTGCGCATGAGCGAAACATCGCGATTGGGTTTGACTTGTGCCATTCGATCGGCGTTTTTCCCCACCATTTACATGATTGGGGCGTTGATTTTGCTGTCTGGTGCAATTATAAATATTTAAACGCCGGTCCCGGTGCAGTAGGAGGATTGTACGTCCATGAAAACCAGTTTGAACGGGAGCCCGGTTTGAGCGGTTGGTTCGGGTCACGCAAAGATAAACAATTTGATATGGAACATGCCATGACACCGGCGGATGATGCCGGAGCATACCAATTGGGAACGCCGCATATATTAAGTTCCGCCCCATTAACCGGCGCATTGGAATTGTTTGAGGAAGCAGGATTGGAACGGTTGCGAAACAAGTCTCTGGCACTCACTGGCTACATGATGGAATTGGTGGAAAGCAAACTGAAAGGAATGGGCTTTTCGATTGCCAACCCTCGCGAAGATGACCGGCGCGGCGGCCATGTTTACTTGGAACATCGGGAGGCGGCGCGCATTTGCAAAGCATTAAAGGCGGAAGGTGTCATTCCGGATTTCCGCGCTCCCAAAGGTATCCGATTGGCCCCCGTCCCGCTGTATAATACCTTCACAGAGGTTTGGCACGTGATCGATCGCTTACAAAAGATCATGGAAAAGGAAACGTACAAAAAGTATGAAAATAAGCGAGGAGTTGTGGCATAA
- the kynB gene encoding arylformamidase, with the protein MWHKLGKETTWIDISQPLDQDVATWPDDTPFSYERAVTKKISGSVNIGKLTMSLHTGTHIDAPFHFDNEGSGILDLDLTVFIGRARIIDVTHCQESIGLQVLESLDTETLPPRVLLRTSLPNDRKRFPENVPFIDAKIVPFLKEKGVRLIGMDTPSVDPLDSKALPAHHALFEHGIHILENVMLDGLAPGDYELVAMPLPLSDADGSPVRAAVRPLDRKGEHDAGKESE; encoded by the coding sequence TTGTGGCATAAATTGGGGAAAGAAACCACGTGGATTGATATCTCCCAACCGTTAGATCAAGACGTCGCGACTTGGCCGGACGACACCCCGTTTTCCTATGAACGGGCTGTAACAAAAAAGATAAGCGGATCGGTAAACATTGGCAAGCTGACGATGAGTTTGCATACCGGGACACATATCGATGCCCCGTTTCATTTTGATAATGAAGGAAGCGGCATCCTTGATTTGGATCTCACTGTTTTTATTGGCCGGGCTCGCATCATTGATGTCACACATTGCCAGGAAAGCATTGGGTTACAAGTTTTAGAATCGTTAGATACGGAAACGCTTCCCCCGCGTGTGCTATTGCGAACGTCGCTCCCGAATGACCGCAAACGGTTTCCGGAGAACGTTCCTTTTATAGATGCAAAAATTGTCCCTTTTTTAAAAGAAAAAGGGGTGCGTTTAATCGGCATGGACACTCCCTCCGTTGATCCATTGGACAGCAAAGCATTACCCGCGCATCACGCGCTTTTTGAGCATGGGATCCACATTTTGGAAAATGTGATGCTCGATGGATTAGCCCCCGGGGACTATGAACTCGTTGCTATGCCATTGCCTTTATCAGACGCAGATGGAAGCCCGGTGCGGGCGGCAGTAAGACCATTAGATAGAAAGGGAGAGCATGATGCGGGAAAAGAATCGGAATGA
- the kynA gene encoding tryptophan 2,3-dioxygenase has translation MMREKNRNEETDIHLDFQEQMTYGDYLDLERLLSSQHRLSGHHDEMLFILIHQVQELWMKLILHELNAAVEAIEKGELSASFKMLARVSSIESQMIQAWDVLSTLTPSEYMEFRDYLGKASGFQSYQYRMIEFALGYKTPHVLEIYEKDPALHKRLSEALHQPGLYDVSIQALAKAGFSIHPAVLNRDVSETYEADPSVENAWLEVYRDVEKHWRLYELAEKLVDVEDQLQQWRFRHMKTVERIIGNKTGTGGSSGVGYLKHVLNHQFFPELWNVRTKI, from the coding sequence ATGATGCGGGAAAAGAATCGGAATGAGGAAACAGATATCCATCTCGATTTTCAAGAGCAGATGACGTACGGCGACTATTTAGATCTCGAGCGGCTCCTATCCAGTCAGCATCGGTTGTCGGGACACCATGATGAGATGTTGTTTATTCTCATTCACCAAGTGCAGGAACTTTGGATGAAATTGATCTTGCACGAACTCAATGCTGCCGTAGAGGCTATTGAAAAAGGAGAATTGTCAGCAAGTTTTAAAATGTTGGCGCGGGTGTCGTCCATTGAATCGCAAATGATCCAGGCTTGGGATGTCCTGTCCACATTGACGCCTTCAGAATACATGGAATTCCGTGATTATCTCGGAAAAGCGTCCGGTTTCCAGTCGTATCAGTATCGGATGATTGAATTTGCCCTCGGTTATAAGACGCCCCATGTTCTGGAGATTTATGAAAAAGACCCAGCGTTACATAAACGGTTAAGTGAAGCGCTGCACCAACCGGGATTATATGATGTCTCGATTCAAGCATTGGCAAAAGCGGGATTTTCCATCCATCCGGCTGTATTAAACCGGGATGTGTCTGAAACGTATGAAGCTGACCCATCCGTGGAAAATGCTTGGCTCGAGGTCTATCGTGATGTCGAGAAACATTGGCGTCTGTATGAATTGGCAGAAAAGTTGGTGGATGTGGAAGACCAACTGCAGCAATGGCGCTTTCGGCATATGAAAACCGTCGAGCGCATTATTGGAAATAAAACCGGAACAGGCGGATCTTCCGGGGTCGGTTACCTAAAACACGTACTCAACCATCAGTTTTTCCCCGAGCTCTGGAACGTACGGACAAAAATTTAA
- a CDS encoding MDR family MFS transporter, protein MSQNENYNRVLIAGLLIAGSFIAVLNQTLMITAIPPIMEEMNITANTAQWLTTVFMLVNGIMIPVSAFLIEKFTTRQLFLTAMGIFTLGTLLGGLATNFPSLLTARIIQSAGAGVMLPLMQTIFLLIFPVERRGTAMGYIGLVISFAPAIGPTISGWVTSNFEWRFLFWGIFPLAIIMMVVAYFIMRNVTDRKNPSVDPISIILSTLGFGGLLYGFTSAGNYGWGSPITLAVLAVGTVTIVIFILRQLRMAHPMLEMRVFKQRMFTLSTIICAIGFLGLIGLETIIPLYLQNMRGFTAMEAGLVLLPGALLSGLMAPITGRIFDRIGAKALALPGLILMTISTFAFLFVDTTTSLTFIAVMFAIRMFGFSMVMMPVNTAGLNTMPPKLIPHGAAVTNTMRQMAASIGTAVLVTTMTTTAQVTDGSPNIAHPEIFGAIVSFGLMGLLTAIALLLSFQLKRTYPPTDEEWDAGLKREIEQRETA, encoded by the coding sequence ATGAGTCAAAATGAAAATTACAATAGAGTATTGATCGCAGGGTTATTAATTGCCGGCTCTTTTATCGCGGTCTTGAACCAGACGTTAATGATTACGGCTATCCCCCCGATCATGGAAGAAATGAATATTACCGCTAATACGGCCCAGTGGTTAACGACTGTTTTCATGCTCGTCAATGGGATAATGATACCGGTCTCCGCGTTTTTGATTGAAAAATTTACAACACGGCAACTTTTTTTGACGGCAATGGGTATTTTTACCCTCGGCACATTGCTCGGCGGATTGGCGACCAATTTTCCTTCGTTACTGACGGCCCGGATTATTCAATCTGCAGGTGCCGGGGTTATGTTGCCGCTCATGCAGACGATTTTTCTGCTTATATTTCCGGTGGAACGCCGGGGGACAGCGATGGGCTATATCGGGCTGGTTATTTCGTTTGCGCCGGCGATTGGACCGACGATCTCCGGTTGGGTGACCTCCAATTTTGAATGGCGTTTTTTATTTTGGGGAATCTTTCCGTTGGCTATAATAATGATGGTTGTGGCTTATTTTATCATGAGGAATGTGACAGACCGTAAGAATCCGAGCGTTGACCCAATATCTATCATTTTATCAACCCTTGGTTTTGGCGGACTGCTTTACGGGTTTACGAGTGCCGGCAACTACGGATGGGGCAGCCCGATCACCCTTGCTGTTTTGGCTGTCGGTACAGTGACCATTGTGATTTTTATTTTGCGACAGCTTCGCATGGCGCATCCGATGCTGGAAATGCGGGTCTTTAAACAGCGCATGTTTACCCTTTCGACGATCATTTGCGCGATTGGCTTTTTAGGGCTGATCGGCTTGGAGACCATCATTCCATTGTATTTGCAAAACATGCGCGGGTTTACGGCTATGGAAGCGGGACTCGTCTTATTGCCCGGTGCTTTGCTTTCCGGATTAATGGCACCGATCACGGGGCGTATCTTCGATCGGATTGGCGCAAAGGCCCTCGCGCTTCCCGGGCTTATATTGATGACGATCTCGACGTTTGCTTTTCTTTTCGTTGATACAACCACCTCGCTCACGTTTATAGCGGTAATGTTTGCGATTCGAATGTTTGGTTTTTCCATGGTGATGATGCCGGTGAACACCGCCGGGTTGAACACGATGCCGCCGAAGCTGATCCCCCACGGGGCGGCAGTTACCAATACGATGCGACAGATGGCCGCGTCAATAGGGACGGCGGTGCTGGTGACAACGATGACAACGACCGCTCAAGTGACTGACGGTAGTCCAAATATCGCCCATCCGGAAATTTTCGGTGCGATTGTTTCCTTTGGCCTGATGGGCCTTTTGACCGCGATTGCCTTACTGCTCTCTTTTCAATTGAAGCGAACGTACCCGCCGACAGATGAAGAGTGGGATGCCGGTTTAAAGCGAGAGATTGAGCAGCGGGAGACGGCTTGA
- a CDS encoding nuclease-related domain-containing protein, whose translation MRGDGNKAEARAGSARVLSFWYTYNERMWAMIIKEREEPFELKILRLLNPRMTLPDKQHFSNLEKGYEGELQLDVWLEDLKNESLIVNDLLLKHKQQLFQIDTLLIFSNKIYLFNVKYYEGDYYTEHDKWYVMSGKEINDPLLQLKRSDYLLRQLFQSLKMNFLPVEPLLIFIHPAFMLYNASHHLPAVFPSQLQRYMNKLNREPSKINRKHEHLAERLATLHEEKPPHTDLPDYDFDQLEKGVVCAKCSKIVFFTAETFGFRCGSCGHEETFKTGLLRSIEEFKMLFPEKKITTPAIIEWCALKGDKKKVSRILGTHYKRVGSGRYTHFIDG comes from the coding sequence ATGAGAGGGGATGGAAATAAGGCCGAAGCCCGCGCCGGAAGTGCGCGGGTTCTTTCATTCTGGTATACTTATAATGAAAGGATGTGGGCTATGATAATAAAAGAACGTGAAGAACCTTTTGAATTAAAAATATTACGATTATTAAATCCTAGAATGACGCTACCGGATAAACAGCATTTTTCAAATCTCGAGAAAGGATATGAAGGCGAACTCCAGCTGGATGTGTGGCTGGAAGATCTAAAAAATGAAAGTCTCATCGTCAATGACTTGCTGCTCAAACATAAACAACAACTTTTTCAAATCGATACACTGCTTATTTTTTCTAACAAAATCTATCTTTTTAATGTGAAATATTATGAAGGTGACTATTATACTGAGCATGACAAGTGGTATGTGATGTCCGGCAAGGAAATCAACGATCCATTGCTGCAATTAAAACGAAGCGATTACCTCCTGCGCCAATTATTTCAAAGCCTCAAGATGAACTTTCTTCCGGTTGAGCCCCTCCTTATTTTCATCCACCCTGCATTTATGCTGTATAATGCTTCCCACCATCTTCCGGCTGTTTTTCCATCCCAACTTCAACGCTATATGAACAAATTGAACCGCGAACCCTCTAAGATCAATCGCAAACATGAGCATCTCGCTGAACGCTTAGCTACCTTACATGAAGAGAAGCCCCCGCATACCGATCTTCCGGATTATGACTTTGATCAACTGGAGAAAGGGGTGGTTTGTGCCAAGTGCTCCAAGATTGTGTTTTTTACAGCTGAAACATTCGGCTTTAGATGTGGTAGCTGTGGCCATGAAGAAACATTCAAAACTGGATTGCTTCGAAGTATTGAAGAATTTAAAATGCTTTTTCCGGAAAAGAAAATAACCACTCCTGCCATTATTGAATGGTGTGCGCTGAAAGGCGATAAGAAAAAAGTATCGAGAATTCTTGGTACGCATTATAAACGCGTTGGAAGTGGCCGATACACACATTTTATTGATGGTTGA
- a CDS encoding IS1634 family transposase, with protein MYLRKVKRKNKDGSQVTYLQLAQNEWDPKAKYAKARVIYSLGRTDQVDAASLERLAKSITRFLSPEEALKAQENIGDAIDFRFESSKRLGGAWLLHQLWRKLELDDIFKDLLRHRHHDTDIERLLFAMVANRALSPSSKLAMEDWVRHDVAIPALEEVSSQQLYRTMDVLLEVRDALEKQVYFSVANLLNLEVDLIYFDTTSSYFEVEPHEAPEGENFRQLGYSKDHRPDLLQTVIGLAVTREGIPIRCWAWPGNTSDMSVVEEVKNDLVGWKLGRVISVVDRGFSSEDNLRYLQRAGGHYIAGERMRAGKPETEEALARKGRYHTIRDNLKAKEIIVGDGEARKRFVLVSNPKEADKARKQRASIVETLTKKLEELGDLSGKQHTKAVCDLRSHKVYGRYLRQLKNGQLKRNKQAIRDAARYDGKYLIRTSDDTLSVEDVALGYKQLIEVETSFRDLKSSLNLRPMHHRLEERIQSHILVNWLALLLIRVAEVQTKQTWRTIRKTMNQMHLGHYSSEKGDFQQRTEITHEQRQILSTLGLEAPPKVFDIQAKT; from the coding sequence ATGTACTTACGAAAAGTGAAACGCAAAAACAAAGATGGTAGCCAAGTTACGTACCTCCAACTGGCGCAGAATGAATGGGATCCGAAGGCCAAATATGCGAAAGCAAGGGTGATTTACTCGTTGGGGCGGACCGATCAAGTGGACGCCGCCTCCCTGGAACGTCTGGCCAAAAGCATCACCCGATTCCTTTCGCCGGAAGAAGCGTTAAAAGCCCAGGAAAATATCGGTGATGCCATCGATTTTCGGTTTGAATCCAGCAAACGCCTGGGAGGGGCCTGGCTACTGCACCAGTTATGGCGGAAGCTGGAACTGGATGACATTTTCAAAGATCTCCTTCGTCATCGGCATCATGATACGGATATCGAACGCCTCCTTTTTGCCATGGTAGCGAATCGAGCCTTGTCTCCTTCCAGCAAGTTGGCCATGGAAGATTGGGTGCGCCATGACGTTGCGATTCCGGCTCTTGAGGAGGTTTCCTCCCAGCAGCTTTATCGAACGATGGATGTGTTGCTAGAGGTCAGAGATGCCTTGGAAAAACAGGTGTATTTTTCGGTGGCCAACCTCTTAAACCTAGAAGTCGACCTGATTTATTTTGACACCACTTCCTCGTACTTCGAGGTAGAGCCCCATGAAGCCCCGGAAGGGGAAAACTTCCGTCAGCTCGGATATTCCAAAGATCATCGGCCAGATTTGCTTCAAACCGTGATTGGTTTGGCAGTTACCCGTGAAGGCATCCCCATCCGTTGCTGGGCCTGGCCGGGCAACACCTCGGACATGAGTGTCGTCGAGGAAGTCAAGAATGATCTTGTTGGCTGGAAATTAGGTCGTGTGATCAGTGTTGTCGACCGAGGCTTCTCATCCGAAGATAACCTCCGTTATCTGCAACGTGCCGGTGGGCATTATATCGCCGGAGAGCGCATGCGCGCCGGTAAACCGGAGACAGAAGAAGCATTGGCTCGCAAAGGACGCTATCACACCATCCGCGATAACCTGAAAGCAAAAGAAATCATTGTCGGCGACGGAGAAGCTCGCAAACGATTCGTGCTCGTGTCTAACCCCAAGGAAGCCGACAAAGCGCGCAAACAGCGAGCGTCGATCGTGGAGACACTTACCAAAAAGCTCGAGGAGTTGGGCGATCTCTCGGGTAAGCAACACACGAAAGCTGTCTGTGATCTACGCAGCCATAAGGTCTATGGCCGTTACCTGCGACAGCTGAAAAATGGTCAACTAAAACGAAACAAGCAAGCCATTCGTGACGCCGCGCGTTATGACGGCAAATACCTTATTCGGACATCGGACGATACGTTGTCGGTTGAAGATGTGGCCTTGGGATATAAGCAGTTGATTGAAGTCGAAACTTCCTTTCGTGACCTGAAATCCAGCCTAAACCTGCGTCCCATGCACCATCGGTTAGAGGAACGGATTCAGTCTCATATCCTGGTCAACTGGCTAGCGTTATTATTGATTCGAGTCGCAGAAGTCCAAACGAAACAAACGTGGCGAACGATCAGAAAGACGATGAATCAGATGCATCTTGGCCATTATTCTTCCGAAAAAGGAGACTTTCAGCAGCGCACAGAAATCACCCATGAACAGCGCCAAATCCTTAGCACATTGGGCCTTGAAGCACCTCCCAAGGTCTTCGATATACAGGCTAAAACCTAG